A genome region from Flavobacterium sp. CFS9 includes the following:
- a CDS encoding hemolysin family protein, producing MEIGIIILCLILSAFFSGMEIAFVSSNKIYLEIEKKQDNFASQILTKLTGNPSKFIAAMLIGNNLALVVYGFYMGDLILKWIINSGGHFSNLTSLLVQTTISTFVVLITAEFFPKVFFQIYANSLIKIFAIPAYLFYRLFYYFSTFFIWISDFILRKFFKTEGDQIQLYFSKVELGNYIAEQMNAVEDDEEVDSEIQIFQNALEFSGVKARDIMTPRTEIVDIDLFDSVADLKELFVETGYSKIIVSQNSLDDIVGYVHSFDLFKKPKTIKSVLMTVEFVPETILIKDVLNLLIKKRKNVAVVLDEYGGTSGIITIEDIVEELFGEIEDEHDLDEELIEQELGEGRYLFSTRLDVEYLNETYKLAIPEEDSYGTLGGFIVNSTKEIPQKGEEIRIGSYHFVIEEATNKKIELVKLTIKE from the coding sequence ATGGAAATAGGGATTATAATATTATGTTTAATATTGTCAGCCTTTTTTTCAGGAATGGAAATCGCTTTTGTTTCCTCCAATAAAATTTATCTTGAAATTGAAAAAAAACAAGATAATTTTGCCTCACAAATTCTAACAAAACTTACCGGAAATCCTTCAAAGTTTATTGCTGCAATGCTTATTGGTAATAATCTGGCTTTGGTTGTTTACGGATTTTACATGGGAGATCTGATTCTGAAATGGATTATCAATTCAGGAGGGCATTTTTCAAATTTAACCAGTTTACTGGTTCAAACGACTATTTCTACTTTTGTTGTTTTAATAACAGCTGAGTTTTTTCCAAAAGTTTTTTTTCAGATTTATGCCAATTCATTAATCAAGATTTTTGCAATTCCTGCCTATCTGTTTTATCGTTTGTTCTATTATTTCTCCACTTTTTTCATTTGGATTTCAGATTTTATTCTGCGTAAATTTTTTAAAACAGAAGGAGATCAGATACAGTTGTATTTTAGTAAAGTTGAACTGGGGAATTATATTGCAGAACAAATGAATGCTGTTGAAGATGATGAAGAAGTAGATTCTGAAATTCAGATTTTTCAGAATGCACTGGAGTTTTCAGGTGTAAAAGCCCGTGATATTATGACCCCGCGTACCGAAATTGTCGATATTGATTTGTTTGACAGTGTTGCAGATCTTAAAGAATTATTTGTAGAAACCGGATATTCAAAAATCATAGTGAGTCAAAACTCACTCGATGATATTGTGGGTTATGTGCATTCGTTTGATTTGTTTAAAAAGCCAAAAACAATAAAATCGGTTTTGATGACAGTTGAATTTGTTCCTGAAACCATTTTGATAAAAGATGTACTAAATCTGCTGATCAAAAAGCGAAAAAATGTGGCCGTAGTTTTGGATGAATACGGAGGGACTTCCGGAATTATTACAATAGAAGACATTGTGGAGGAGCTTTTTGGTGAGATTGAAGACGAGCATGATTTAGATGAGGAATTGATTGAACAGGAATTGGGAGAAGGCAGGTATTTGTTTTCGACACGATTAGATGTAGAATATCTCAATGAAACCTATAAATTAGCTATTCCGGAGGAGGATTCTTACGGGACTTTAGGCGGGTTTATTGTCAATTCTACCAAGGAAATTCCTCAAAAAGGAGAAGAAATACGAATTGGAAGCTATCATTTTGTGATTGAAGAAGCCACAAATAAGAAAATCGAATTGGTTAAATTGACAATAAAAGAGTGA
- a CDS encoding peptidylprolyl isomerase → MAVLAKIRQRSALLIGVIALALFAFIIQDLFTRGTFGQSSKDVGSIDGKDISFEDFRVKVSNVEKSGQGITSTEAANRVWDQEVSIALLSTQFDKLGLRVGEKHLLEVLKADPNIGKNPMFLNAAGIFDVAKFKEYFKTNPEAAQFISQKEKDAELNAKFQIYNTLVKSGLYTTVSEGKLKYEMEANKVNFAYAAALYSSIKDSEVKISDSEIVEYMKKNEKKFKADATREIQYVLVEDKASKQDEAEIKAKITALLNGRVEYNAKTGKNDTLPGFKNATNIAEFVNSNSDVPYDSTYVPKNALPAVDADKLFSLPAGAIYGPYVYGRYYAISKSLGFKAGVNAKASHILIGYEGSQTPNTKEKRTKEEAKAKAEEILAQVQANPDSFMMLAFTSSDDSSAQQGGDLGYFGPNQMVKPFNDFVFSNGIGKVGLVETPFGFHVIKITDKQDGIRLATIAQKIEPSEATSDKVFTLATKFEMDAADKDFAATAKELGLKVAAPITAKAMDEAFGPLGNQRNIIRWAFDKETNTGDVKRFELANIGHVIAQYKSENKSGLVSVTLARPYVESILKNKKKAEILKAKMKGSSLEAIAKSAGVAVQQATNVTMDSPVLPGGVGQEPKVVGNAFALAANKISAPIEGNTGVYVVKNISTVKAPAAANHAEYVAKVKAQSASDASRILPALKANAKIEDNRLQFNY, encoded by the coding sequence ATGGCAGTTTTAGCAAAAATTAGACAGCGTTCCGCTTTATTGATAGGAGTTATTGCACTTGCATTATTTGCATTTATAATACAAGATCTATTCACTAGAGGAACATTTGGTCAAAGTTCAAAAGATGTGGGAAGCATCGATGGAAAAGATATTTCATTTGAAGACTTTAGAGTTAAAGTTAGTAATGTTGAAAAAAGTGGTCAAGGAATTACTTCCACTGAAGCTGCAAACAGAGTTTGGGACCAAGAGGTTTCAATCGCATTATTATCAACACAGTTTGATAAATTAGGATTGAGAGTGGGTGAAAAACACTTACTTGAAGTTTTAAAGGCAGATCCGAATATTGGTAAAAACCCAATGTTCTTAAATGCTGCTGGTATTTTTGATGTAGCTAAATTTAAAGAATACTTTAAAACGAATCCGGAAGCAGCACAATTTATCTCTCAAAAAGAGAAAGATGCTGAGCTAAACGCTAAATTTCAAATCTACAATACATTAGTAAAGTCTGGACTTTACACTACTGTAAGCGAAGGAAAACTAAAATATGAAATGGAAGCTAACAAAGTAAACTTTGCTTACGCTGCTGCTTTGTATTCTTCAATTAAAGATAGTGAAGTAAAGATTTCTGATTCAGAGATTGTAGAATATATGAAGAAAAACGAGAAGAAATTCAAAGCGGATGCAACTCGTGAGATTCAATATGTTTTAGTAGAAGACAAAGCTTCAAAACAAGACGAAGCTGAAATTAAAGCTAAAATTACTGCATTATTAAACGGAAGAGTAGAGTACAATGCTAAAACGGGTAAGAACGATACTTTGCCAGGATTTAAAAATGCTACTAACATTGCTGAATTTGTAAACTCAAATTCTGATGTTCCTTACGATTCAACTTACGTACCTAAAAATGCTTTACCGGCTGTTGATGCTGATAAATTATTCAGCTTACCTGCAGGAGCAATTTACGGACCATACGTTTACGGAAGATACTATGCGATTTCTAAATCTTTAGGATTTAAAGCAGGAGTTAACGCAAAAGCAAGTCATATTTTAATTGGATACGAAGGTTCTCAGACTCCAAATACAAAAGAGAAAAGAACTAAAGAAGAAGCTAAAGCTAAAGCAGAAGAAATTTTGGCTCAGGTTCAGGCAAACCCTGATAGTTTCATGATGTTGGCTTTCACAAGTTCAGATGATTCTTCTGCACAACAAGGAGGAGATTTAGGATATTTTGGTCCAAACCAAATGGTGAAACCATTCAATGATTTTGTATTCAGCAACGGAATTGGAAAAGTTGGTTTAGTTGAAACTCCTTTTGGATTTCACGTGATCAAAATTACCGACAAACAAGACGGAATTCGTTTAGCTACTATTGCTCAAAAAATCGAGCCTTCTGAAGCTACTTCTGATAAAGTATTTACATTAGCAACTAAATTTGAAATGGATGCTGCTGATAAAGATTTCGCTGCTACAGCAAAAGAATTAGGTTTAAAAGTAGCTGCTCCGATAACTGCAAAAGCTATGGACGAAGCATTTGGTCCATTAGGAAACCAACGTAACATCATCAGATGGGCATTTGATAAAGAAACGAACACCGGAGATGTAAAACGTTTCGAATTGGCTAATATCGGTCACGTAATTGCACAATACAAAAGCGAAAACAAATCAGGTTTAGTATCTGTAACTTTGGCAAGACCTTATGTAGAGTCAATTTTGAAAAACAAGAAAAAAGCTGAGATCTTAAAAGCAAAAATGAAAGGTTCGTCACTTGAAGCTATTGCTAAAAGTGCAGGTGTTGCCGTTCAGCAAGCAACTAACGTAACTATGGACAGCCCGGTATTGCCAGGAGGTGTAGGACAAGAGCCAAAAGTAGTAGGTAATGCATTTGCATTGGCTGCAAACAAAATCTCTGCTCCAATTGAAGGTAATACAGGTGTATATGTAGTGAAAAACATCAGTACAGTAAAAGCTCCTGCAGCTGCTAATCATGCAGAATATGTGGCTAAAGTAAAAGCACAAAGCGCATCTGATGCAAGCAGAATTTTACCGGCATTGAAAGCTAACGCTAAAATTGAAGATAACAGATTGCAATTTAACTACTAG
- a CDS encoding GYDIA family GHMP kinase produces MKTTFYSNGKLLISGEYLVLDGADAFALPTKFGQNLVVENGSNQEINWKSYDFDGQLWFEDSIPFSEIINNPKSEIETVKTTLIQILHEAYLLNPDFLKDTDGYKISTHLTFPKNWGLGTSSTLLNNVAQWTKVNAFTLLKNSFGGSGYDIACAQNDTPIVYQIENNTVKSVSFNPDFTDKIHFVYLNKKQNSKAAIKAYYNNKNQNLAQNIAENNKITSSLINAKTAKEFALALEKHEVHLSDILEMETIKEIAFPDFNGVVKSLGAWGGDFVMVISKENPKSYFTSKGYGTILSYEEMILQK; encoded by the coding sequence ATGAAAACAACTTTTTACAGTAACGGGAAATTGCTTATTTCCGGAGAATACCTTGTTTTAGACGGAGCTGACGCTTTTGCCTTACCTACCAAATTCGGTCAGAATCTGGTGGTTGAAAATGGCTCAAACCAGGAAATCAACTGGAAGAGTTATGATTTTGATGGACAGTTATGGTTTGAAGATTCGATTCCTTTTTCAGAGATCATCAACAATCCAAAGTCAGAAATCGAGACTGTAAAAACGACTTTGATTCAAATTCTTCATGAAGCTTACCTTCTGAACCCGGATTTTCTAAAAGATACTGACGGCTACAAGATCAGCACACATCTTACATTTCCTAAAAACTGGGGATTAGGTACTTCTTCAACTTTATTGAACAATGTTGCACAATGGACAAAAGTCAATGCTTTTACTTTACTAAAAAACAGTTTTGGAGGCAGCGGTTATGACATAGCCTGTGCCCAAAATGACACACCAATTGTTTATCAAATTGAAAATAATACGGTAAAATCAGTCTCTTTTAACCCTGATTTTACAGATAAAATTCATTTTGTGTATCTCAATAAAAAACAGAATAGTAAAGCAGCTATAAAAGCCTATTACAACAATAAAAATCAGAATTTAGCGCAAAACATAGCCGAAAACAACAAAATTACTTCTAGCCTTATCAATGCTAAAACAGCAAAGGAATTTGCTCTTGCTCTTGAAAAACACGAGGTTCATTTGAGCGATATCCTGGAAATGGAAACCATCAAAGAGATTGCTTTTCCAGATTTCAATGGAGTCGTAAAAAGTCTTGGCGCCTGGGGTGGAGATTTTGTGATGGTGATCTCTAAAGAAAATCCCAAATCTTATTTTACTTCAAAAGGATACGGAACCATCCTGAGTTACGAAGAAATGATTCTACAAAAATAA
- a CDS encoding hydroxymethylglutaryl-CoA reductase, degradative, whose protein sequence is MNNAVAGFSKLSKKEKINWIANTYFSSPEEALSIIRNYWNTDEKLQQLHDEFIENTITNLYIPLGVAPNFLINGKYTTIPMAIEESSVVAAASKAAKYWSTRGGFKATVMATEKIGQVHFTFSGDAEKLQSFFNQIKPKFFSDTQSITKNMQQRGGGILDIKLKDKRSLLENYFQLHVTFETKDSMGANFINSCLEQFATTLKDEFHNSDLFSEDETLKVIMSILSNYVPNCIVRAEVSCPIEDLTEKHIPNPQEFAERFVQAVQIAEVEPFRAVTHNKGIMNGIDAVILATGNDFRAVEAGVHAYASKNGQYSSLSHAKIEDGIFTFWLEIPLALGTVGGLTSLHPLVKLCFDILEKPSAKELMEIVAVAGLAQNFAALRSLTTTGIQEGHMKMHLNNIINQFEATEEERHLIKTHFKKNAVSHSAVVEFIESLRK, encoded by the coding sequence ATGAACAACGCCGTTGCCGGATTTTCGAAATTATCCAAAAAAGAAAAAATAAACTGGATTGCCAATACCTATTTTTCAAGCCCTGAAGAAGCCCTTTCTATTATAAGAAATTACTGGAATACAGACGAAAAGCTGCAGCAATTGCACGATGAATTCATCGAAAACACCATCACAAACCTCTATATCCCGCTTGGAGTAGCGCCAAATTTCCTGATCAACGGAAAATATACCACAATTCCGATGGCAATTGAGGAAAGTTCGGTGGTAGCCGCAGCATCAAAAGCAGCAAAATACTGGTCGACCAGAGGCGGTTTTAAAGCAACGGTTATGGCTACCGAAAAAATAGGACAGGTACATTTTACTTTCAGTGGAGATGCTGAAAAACTGCAGTCCTTTTTCAATCAGATTAAACCTAAATTCTTCTCCGATACGCAAAGCATTACTAAAAACATGCAGCAACGCGGCGGCGGAATTTTAGACATAAAACTAAAAGACAAAAGAAGTCTTTTGGAAAATTATTTTCAGCTTCATGTTACTTTTGAAACCAAAGACAGTATGGGAGCGAATTTTATCAATTCGTGTCTGGAGCAATTTGCGACAACCTTAAAAGATGAATTCCACAATTCTGATTTGTTTTCGGAAGATGAAACGCTTAAAGTAATTATGAGCATTTTGTCTAATTATGTACCAAATTGTATTGTTAGAGCCGAAGTTTCCTGCCCTATCGAAGATTTAACAGAAAAACACATTCCGAATCCACAGGAGTTTGCCGAGCGTTTTGTACAGGCAGTTCAGATTGCCGAAGTTGAACCTTTCAGAGCTGTTACTCACAACAAAGGAATCATGAACGGTATTGACGCTGTAATTCTGGCCACCGGAAATGATTTCAGAGCAGTAGAAGCCGGAGTTCACGCTTATGCTTCTAAAAACGGTCAATATTCAAGTTTATCTCATGCTAAAATAGAAGACGGCATTTTTACGTTCTGGCTTGAAATTCCTTTAGCGCTGGGAACGGTAGGCGGATTGACTTCTTTACATCCACTGGTAAAACTATGTTTTGATATTCTTGAAAAACCTTCTGCAAAAGAATTAATGGAAATCGTTGCAGTTGCCGGTCTCGCACAAAACTTTGCTGCCTTACGTTCCTTAACTACTACCGGAATCCAGGAGGGACACATGAAGATGCACCTGAACAATATTATCAATCAATTTGAAGCAACTGAAGAAGAACGTCATTTAATTAAAACTCATTTTAAGAAAAATGCTGTATCGCATAGTGCTGTGGTTGAATTTATTGAGAGTTTAAGGAAATAG
- a CDS encoding S9 family peptidase, producing MNTGKITVILLFLVATVFGQQKITVENIYSGAFRAKGMDELQSLKKTDQYTVLNVDQASRSMQIDLYDFATLKKVANLIDTKNHAALAEGIDSYTFDASEKKILIACNTKQIFRHSFTADYFLYDITTKTLTKLFDFQIQEPTFSPDGTKIAYAKENNLYVYDLTSKKSTAVTTDGKKNAVINGITDWVYEEEFSFVRAFDWSKDSKKLAYIRFDESAVPEFSMSIFQKDLYPTIETFKYPKAGEKNSVVSLHIYDAVSNTGKKVDLGNYNDFYIARLQWTNDSNVLSAQVLNRHQDNLDLLFVDGTTAAAKVVLNEKDKAYVDVTDNLTFLKDNSFIWTSEKDGFNHIYLYDKNGKLKNQVTKGNWEVVSYYGFDEKNKTIFYQSTENGSINRDIYRIALDGKNKIRLSKNTGTSAATFSPNFQFFINTFSNSTQPTTYTLNEAKTGKEIQVIENNQALSAKLKAYNLPTKEFFVLKTAKGNELNAWILKPKDFDPSKKYPVFMYQYSGPGSQQVNNDWNNSDDYWFASLTQQGYIVACVDGRGTGFKGADFKKVTQKELGKYEVEDQIDAAKVIGAYPYVDASRIGIFGWSFGGFMASNCIFQGNDVFKMAIAVAPVTNWRFYDSVYTERYMQTPQENASGYDQNSPINHVDKLKGKFLLIHGSADDNVHVQNSMQMMEALIQANKQFDSQIYPDKNHGIYGGKTRIQLYNKMTNFIKENL from the coding sequence ATGAATACGGGGAAAATTACTGTAATACTTTTATTTTTAGTGGCCACTGTTTTCGGTCAGCAAAAAATTACTGTCGAGAATATTTATAGCGGAGCATTTCGGGCAAAAGGAATGGATGAACTGCAATCGTTAAAAAAAACAGACCAATATACGGTACTAAATGTAGATCAGGCCAGCCGCAGCATGCAGATAGATTTATACGATTTTGCAACACTAAAAAAAGTAGCCAATTTAATCGACACAAAGAATCATGCGGCTCTTGCTGAAGGAATTGACAGTTATACTTTTGATGCTTCAGAAAAAAAGATTTTAATTGCCTGTAATACCAAACAGATTTTCCGTCACTCGTTTACCGCAGATTATTTCTTATACGATATCACTACAAAAACGCTTACTAAATTATTTGATTTTCAGATTCAGGAGCCAACTTTTTCTCCGGACGGAACTAAAATCGCCTATGCAAAAGAGAATAACTTATATGTGTATGATCTGACTTCTAAAAAATCAACAGCTGTTACTACCGATGGAAAGAAAAATGCAGTGATCAATGGTATTACGGATTGGGTTTATGAAGAAGAATTCTCCTTTGTTAGAGCATTTGACTGGAGTAAAGACAGTAAAAAATTAGCTTACATCCGTTTTGATGAAAGTGCCGTTCCGGAATTCTCGATGTCAATCTTTCAAAAAGATTTGTATCCAACCATTGAAACGTTTAAATATCCTAAGGCAGGAGAAAAGAACTCTGTAGTGTCTTTACACATTTATGACGCAGTAAGTAATACAGGTAAAAAAGTGGATTTAGGAAACTACAATGACTTCTATATTGCAAGATTACAGTGGACAAATGATAGCAATGTATTATCAGCTCAGGTTTTAAACCGTCATCAGGATAATTTGGATTTATTGTTTGTAGATGGAACTACTGCTGCAGCAAAAGTGGTTTTGAATGAAAAAGACAAAGCTTATGTGGATGTTACCGACAATTTGACCTTCTTAAAAGATAATAGCTTTATCTGGACAAGTGAAAAAGACGGATTTAATCATATTTACTTATATGATAAAAACGGAAAACTTAAAAATCAGGTTACAAAAGGAAACTGGGAAGTAGTTTCTTACTACGGTTTCGACGAAAAGAATAAAACAATTTTCTATCAGTCTACAGAAAATGGTTCAATCAACAGAGATATTTATCGTATTGCTTTAGATGGAAAGAATAAAATTCGTCTGTCTAAAAATACAGGGACAAGTGCGGCAACTTTTAGTCCAAACTTTCAGTTCTTCATTAATACTTTCTCAAACAGTACACAGCCGACTACTTATACTTTAAATGAGGCGAAAACAGGAAAAGAAATTCAGGTTATCGAAAACAATCAGGCACTTTCTGCTAAATTAAAAGCTTACAATTTACCGACAAAAGAATTTTTTGTTTTAAAAACAGCTAAAGGCAATGAGCTTAATGCATGGATTTTGAAACCAAAAGACTTTGATCCTTCAAAAAAATATCCTGTTTTCATGTACCAGTATTCTGGTCCGGGCTCTCAGCAGGTAAATAACGATTGGAACAATTCAGACGATTATTGGTTTGCATCCTTAACACAGCAAGGGTATATTGTAGCTTGTGTGGATGGAAGAGGAACTGGTTTTAAAGGTGCTGATTTCAAAAAAGTAACTCAAAAAGAATTAGGAAAATACGAAGTAGAAGATCAGATTGATGCTGCAAAAGTAATCGGAGCATATCCTTATGTGGATGCTTCAAGAATTGGAATCTTCGGCTGGAGTTTTGGAGGATTTATGGCTTCAAATTGTATTTTCCAGGGGAATGATGTTTTCAAAATGGCGATTGCTGTTGCTCCGGTAACCAACTGGCGTTTTTATGATAGCGTTTATACCGAAAGATACATGCAGACTCCTCAGGAAAATGCGAGCGGATACGACCAGAACTCTCCAATTAACCACGTTGACAAACTAAAAGGGAAGTTTTTATTGATTCACGGATCAGCAGATGATAACGTACACGTGCAAAACTCCATGCAAATGATGGAAGCACTCATTCAGGCGAACAAACAATTTGATTCTCAGATCTATCCGGATAAAAATCACGGTATTTATGGAGGAAAGACCAGAATTCAGCTATACAACAAAATGACTAACTTCATCAAAGAAAATTTATAA
- a CDS encoding peptide MFS transporter produces MGETQVKSAHPKGLWVLFGTEMWERFNFYGMRALLTLFLVNSLLMKEEEASLIYGGFLGLCYLTPMLGGFVADRFLGNRNCILLGGLLMAIGQLLLFTSGSIFEGNRAFATIIMYTALGVIVFGNGFFKPNISSMVGSLYPKQEKTKLDSAFTIFYMGINIGAFLGQSICPLLGDVKDAGGIRDIHAFRWGFLAASAAMFIGTILFYFLKNKYVVSPEGKPLGGLPSKNDASDFEEGEAQKANFSAKALTVAGIAFVALGFFFHYVVGQNLIYTLIYSSGLSLAGLIISDTSLTKVERDRIIVIYIVSFFIIFFWAAFEQAGSSLTFIADNQTDRNFFGWQMPPSMVQIFNGLFVVLLAVPFSILWDTLRAKGKEPISPVKLAVGLVVISVSFFMIATQVSYIGTSGLLLVKWLILLYFLNTCAELCLSPIGLSLVGKLSPKRFASLLYGVFFLSNASGYALGGTLGSILPATGDKFAKAKELGIDLQAVLDNKITPTAEQLALLEKHQISAHNHFFAGFEIHNLYEFFMVFVVLTGIAAIILFALTPFLKRMMHGVR; encoded by the coding sequence ATGGGAGAAACTCAGGTAAAATCAGCGCATCCAAAAGGACTTTGGGTATTATTTGGAACGGAGATGTGGGAGCGGTTCAACTTTTATGGAATGCGAGCTTTATTAACTTTATTTCTTGTAAACTCATTATTAATGAAAGAAGAAGAAGCTTCTTTGATTTATGGAGGTTTTCTTGGACTTTGTTATTTAACACCAATGTTAGGCGGTTTTGTTGCCGATCGTTTTTTAGGAAACAGAAACTGTATTTTATTAGGCGGATTATTAATGGCAATCGGACAGCTTCTGTTGTTTACCAGTGGTAGTATTTTTGAGGGTAACAGAGCATTTGCTACGATCATTATGTACACTGCATTAGGAGTTATTGTATTCGGTAACGGATTCTTCAAACCTAACATTTCAAGTATGGTAGGAAGTTTATATCCGAAACAGGAAAAAACAAAATTAGATAGTGCTTTTACTATTTTCTATATGGGAATCAATATCGGAGCTTTTTTAGGTCAGTCTATTTGCCCGTTATTAGGAGATGTTAAAGATGCCGGCGGAATTAGAGATATTCACGCGTTTAGATGGGGATTCCTTGCTGCCTCTGCCGCAATGTTTATTGGAACAATTCTTTTTTACTTTCTTAAAAATAAATATGTGGTTTCTCCTGAAGGAAAACCATTAGGAGGTTTGCCTTCTAAAAATGATGCTTCTGATTTCGAAGAAGGAGAAGCACAAAAAGCTAATTTCTCTGCTAAAGCGTTAACTGTAGCCGGAATCGCTTTTGTGGCTTTAGGATTCTTTTTCCATTATGTGGTAGGTCAGAACTTAATTTATACTTTGATTTATTCTAGTGGTCTGTCATTGGCCGGATTAATTATTTCGGATACTTCTTTGACAAAAGTAGAGAGAGATAGAATTATTGTAATTTACATCGTTTCTTTCTTTATTATTTTCTTCTGGGCAGCTTTCGAGCAGGCAGGTTCGTCATTAACTTTTATTGCAGACAATCAAACCGATAGAAACTTCTTCGGATGGCAAATGCCTCCGTCAATGGTTCAGATTTTTAACGGATTATTTGTAGTATTATTAGCAGTGCCGTTTAGTATTTTATGGGATACTTTGAGAGCTAAAGGTAAAGAGCCAATCTCACCGGTAAAATTAGCCGTTGGGTTAGTGGTAATTTCAGTTAGTTTCTTCATGATCGCTACTCAGGTTTCTTATATCGGAACATCAGGGTTGTTATTGGTAAAATGGCTTATTTTATTATATTTCTTAAATACATGTGCCGAATTATGTTTGTCTCCAATTGGTTTGTCATTGGTAGGTAAACTTTCTCCAAAACGTTTTGCTTCGTTATTGTACGGGGTATTCTTCTTGTCAAATGCTTCAGGTTATGCTTTAGGAGGAACTTTAGGTTCAATCTTGCCGGCAACCGGAGATAAATTTGCAAAAGCAAAAGAATTAGGAATTGACCTTCAGGCAGTTTTAGATAACAAAATTACACCAACAGCTGAACAATTGGCTTTGTTGGAAAAACATCAGATTAGCGCGCACAATCACTTCTTTGCCGGATTTGAAATTCATAACTTATACGAATTCTTCATGGTATTTGTTGTTTTGACCGGTATTGCTGCAATTATCTTATTTGCTTTGACTCCATTTCTGAAAAGAATGATGCATGGTGTTAGATAA